The Montipora capricornis isolate CH-2021 chromosome 1, ASM3666992v2, whole genome shotgun sequence genome contains a region encoding:
- the LOC138060100 gene encoding uncharacterized protein, whose product METFRRDLSNSDFLNQTGDHDLSGLISSYNHTLKSLLDLHAPIKRHIVTARPSTPWYTMEIASAKRKRRMLERKWRQMRTDTARLLYLDQCKIVNKMVNDAKEVYYASIIDSNQGDQRVLFETINNLLYRKPEIRYPPAPSDFVLANRFNTFFAEKIINIRKSFSGSIPHDLHMGCTQELLSFNSVTTDDMADIIKSSKIKCCALDPVCVNIFEQCLPVLLPVLTKFVNLSLDSATIPDSLKMAVITPILKKASLSTDEFKNFRPVSNLPLVSKLIEKTVAIQLKKYIEINCLGETLQSAYKKFHSTETALLKVHNDILTAVDSNRIVILLLLDLSAAFDTVDHAILLHRLEVRLV is encoded by the coding sequence ATGGAAACCTTTCGTCGCGACTTGAGTAACTCTGATTTTTTAAATCAGACTGGTGATCATGATCTGTCTGGCCTGATTAGTAGTTATAATCACACACTTAAATCACTCCTGGATCTTCATGCGCCTATAAAAAGACATATTGTAACTGCACGTCCATCGACTCCCTGGTATACCATGGAGATTGCTAGTGCTAAGAGGAAACGAAGGATGTTAGAAAGGAAATGGCGTCAAATGAGAACTGATACTGCGCGCCTCTTATACCTGGATCAATGCAAGATTGTCAACAAAATGGTTAATGATGCTAAAGAAGTTTACTACGCCTCAATTATTGATTCTAATCAAGGTGATCAGCGCGTCCTTTTTGAAACTATCAATAACTTATTATACAGAAAACCTGAAATACGTTATCCACCTGCTCCTTCTGACTTTGTTCTTGCCAATCGTTTTAACACCTTTTTTGCTGAGAAAATCATCAATATACGTAAATCCTTCAGTGGCTCCATTCCACATGATCTACATATGGGATGTACGCAGGAGTTACTTAGTTTTAACTCTGTCACTACTGACGACATGGCTGATATTATTAAATCATCAAAGATAAAATGCTGTGCTCTTGACCCCGTCTGTGTTAATATTTTTGAACAGTGTCTACCGGTACTGCTGCCTGTCCTTACTAAGTTTGTTAATCTTTCTCTGGATTCTGCTACAATTCCCGATTCACTCAAGATGGCTGTGATAACTCCTATTTTGAAAAAGGCTTCTTTGAGTACTGATGAATTCAAGAATTTTCGACCTGTCTCCAACCTGCCTTTAGTTTCTAAACTAATTGAAAAAACTGTTGCTATACAACTCAAGAAGTACATAGAGATAAACTGCCTTGGTGAAACACTTCAGTCAGCATATAAGAAATTTCATAGTACTGAGACTGCTTTATTAAAAGTCCATAATGACATCCTTACTGCTGTGGACAGCAACCGGATTGTAATTCTGCTACTTCTTGATTTGTCGGCCGCTTTCGACACGGTAGATCACGCAATCTTGTTACATAGACTTGAGGTGCGGTTGGTATAA